From the Scatophagus argus isolate fScaArg1 chromosome 21, fScaArg1.pri, whole genome shotgun sequence genome, one window contains:
- the desi1b gene encoding desumoylating isopeptidase 1b, translating to MDQTDFYPVKLYVYDLSRGMARQLSPVMLGRQLDGIWHTAVVVHGKEFFFSGQGINSCSPGGMALGQPDCIVDLGSTEVPAEIFTEYLISLAESTYRSDKYNLFDHNCNVFSNEVAQFLTGNKIPSYITDLTSEVLSTPFGQALRPLLDSMVINPGGNNITGQ from the exons ATGGACCAAACAGACTTTTATCCAGTGAAACTGTACGTTTACGACTTGTCCAGAGGCATGGCCCGCCAGCTGAGTCCTGTCATGCTCG GGAGACAGCTTGATGGGATATG GCACACTGCTGTTGTGGTCCATGGAAAGGAATTCTTCTTTTCAGGACAAGGCATCAACAGCTGTTCACCT GGTGGCATGGCCTTGGGTCAGCCTGACTGCATCGTGGACCTTGGCTCCACTGAGGTGCCTGCCGAGATATTTACGGAATACTTGATTTCACTGGCAGAGTCCACATACAG AAGTGACAAGTACAACCTGTTTGATCACAACTGCAACGTTTTCAGCAATGAGGTGGCTCAGTTCCTCACGGGCAATAAGATCCCTTCGTACATCACAGACCTTACATCTGAAGTACTGTCCAC GCCTTTTGGCCAGGCTCTCCGTCCCTTACTGGATTCCATGGTCATTAATCCTGGAGGCAACAACATAACCGGACAGTGA
- the xrcc6 gene encoding X-ray repair cross-complementing protein 6, which produces MAEWNAYYRNEDEDEEQEEGEQSGGYYKVTGRDSLVFLVDASKEMFIKGEDGQPSNFDLTMQVVRSVYTSKIISSHRDLMALVFFGTEQSKNPRNSFKHVYVYHDLDEPGAKRVQEVDALRGDKGAQLAAEKMGSGETSLGDALWCCANLYSDIKLRLSHKRLMIFTCRDEPHGGDSVKDRQARTKASDLKETGVIIDLMHLKKPGGFDVSFFFRDIVSPPEDESELGLQLEPCDKLEDLQKRVRAKEQKKRTLARLNLCLGDGINVAVGLYATAVAARRPGAIRLYRETNEPVRSKTRTFHTQTGSLLLPSEIKKAQTYGKKQIVMEKDEVDAIKKFEDPGLFLIGFKPMERLKLHHHIRPVVFLYPEEEEVNGSACLFSALLTKCSEKNVFALCRCVSRRNYPPRFVALVPQKEEVDEGKVQITPPGFNIIYLPYADDIRTLDPPHFPSASQLQADKMKEIVSKLRFKYRCDAFENPVIQQHYRNLEALALDMVAPEDTEDLIMPKVDQIDCRLGSLVQEFKDLVYPANYNPESKPTTKRKSADTGSGAEKKPKVEVPEDELRAHVQNGTLGKLTVPVLKEACKQFGVRTTGTKKQELIDALTARLGP; this is translated from the exons ATGGCAGAGTGGAACGCGTACTACCggaatgaggatgaggatgaagagcaagaggaaggagagcagTCTGGAG GATATTATAAGGTCACAGGGAGGGACAGTTTGGTCTTCTTGGTTGATGCCTCCAAGGAAATGTTCATCAAAGGAGAAGATGGACAGCCGTCTAACTTTGACTTAACCATGCAG GTTGTGCGCAGCGTGTACACCAGTAAGATCATTAGTAGTCACAGGGATCTGATGGCTTTGGTTTTCTTTGGCACAGAGCAAAGCAAAAATCCAAGGAACTCATTCAAGCATGTCTACGTGTACCACGACCTTGATGAACCCG GTGCAAAGCGAGTACAGGAGGTGGACGCTCTACGGGGGGATAAAGGAGCCCAGCtagcagcagagaaaatgggCAGTGGGGAGACATCATTAGGTGATGCTCTGTGGTGCTGCGCCAACCTCTACAGTGACATCAAGCTACGCCTCTCACACAAGCGACTCATGATCTTCACCTGCAGGGACGAACCACATGGGGGCGACAGTGTGAAGGACCGACAGGCTCGCACCAAGGCCAGTGACCTCAAAGAGACTG GTGTCATCATTGATTTAATGCATCTGAAGAAACCAGGCGGTTTTGATGTCTCGTTCTTCTTTCGTGACATTGTAAGTCCTCCTGAGGATGAGAGCGAGCTGGGGCTGCAGCTGGAGCCTTGTGACAAACTGGAGGACCTCCAGAAGAGGGTGCGGGCtaaggagcagaagaagagaaccTTGGCCAG GTTAAACTTGTGTCTTGGTGATGGTATAAATGTTGCTGTGGGGCTTTATGCAACTGCTGTGGCAGCTCGGAGACCAGGTGCCATCAGACTTTACAGGGAAACCAACGAGCCAGTCCGAAGCAAAACCCGCACCTTCCACACCCAGACTGGCAGCCTATTGCTGCCCAGTGAGATAAAGAAAGCCCAG ACCTATGGTAAGAAGCAGATAGTGATGGAGAAAGATGAGGTGGACGCCATCAAGAAGTTTGAAGATCCTGGGCTGTTTCTGATCGGATTCAAACCGATGGAGAGGCTCAAACTTCACCACCATATCCGACCTGTTGTCTTCCTCTAtcctgaggaggaagaagtgaaCG GCAGCGCATGTCTGTTCTCTGCCTTGTTGACGAAGTGCAGCGAGAAGAATGTGTTCGCTCTGTGCCGCTGCGTCTCTCGCCGAAACTACCCACCTCGATTTGTTGCCTTGGTGCCTCAGAAGGAAGAAGTAGACGAGGGGAAGGTACAGATTACACCACCAG GTTTCAACATCATCTACCTGCCATACGCCGATGACATACGGACATTGGATCCTCCGCACTTTCCATCTGCCTCACAGTTGCAGGCGGACAAGATGAAGGAGATCGTCTCCAAGCTGCGCTTCAAATACAG GTGTGATGCTTTTGAGAATCCAGTCATCCAGCAACATTACAGGAACCTGGAGGCTTTGGCTCTGGATATGGTGGCtccagaggacacagaggaccTCATCA tGCCAAAGGTGGACCAGATTGACTGCCGTCTTGGTTCTTTGGTCCAGGAGTTTAAAGATCTGGTCTACCCTGCCAACTACAACCCTGAGAGCAAACCAACCACCAAACGCAAATCAG CTGATACAGGCAGCGGTGCTGAGAAGAAGCCTAAGGTGGAGGTGCCAGAGGACGAGCTGAGGGCCCATGTGCAGAACGGCACGCTTGGAAAGCTGACCGTGCCCGTGCTGAAGGAGGCCTGTAAGCAGTTTGGGGTTCGGACCACTGGGACCAAGAAGCAGGAGCTGATAGACGCTCTGACTGCCCGCCTGGGCCCATGA
- the LOC124052757 gene encoding GTPase IMAP family member 4-like, which produces MECQCEKDRPEDAVTGLWLNSSSVQMGAFTVVGYVLYRFSQTLPALIRWPIRLFCSLTGLSALWSWVSRLVGTIRGIQSLFKWLSRIWRFIIGFSSKFKWLAAVIKAITGTPRDGAVESEMDPTNKPGLRLIILGPPGGGQTSLAETLLGNSETRTPMGPLMESTKRRTVMDGREVTVINTPDLLRPSLGNNKRAMEALRSLQLASPGPHAFLLVIQTPSSSTGNSQDVAQEIRATLKLYGDEAVGYIIPVLTCADRPGRERTLDQLLDVDTGGLKTALSLCDQRPELVDDGPDCPPEVQSVTRKNLVGRVMELKTLRGHFIHELQRREDRIREELLADMASALARKLGHM; this is translated from the exons ATGGAGTGTCAGTGTGAGAAGGACCGTCCTGAGGATGCTGTTacag GCTTGTGGttgaacagcagcagtgtccAGATGGGAGCTTTTACTGTGGTGGGCTATGTTCTCTACAGATTCTCACAAA CGCTCCCAGCCCTGATCCGATGGCCGATTCGTCTGTTCTGCTCTCTAACTG GTCTGTCAGCTCTTTGGAGCTGGGTGAGCCGCCTAGTGGGAACCATTCGTG GAATCCAGAGTCTTTTTAAATGGCTGTCTCGAATTTGGCGATTTATCATAG GATTTTCCTCCAAGTTCAAGTGGCTGGCTGCTGTCATCAAAGCAATCACAG GGACACCCAGAGATGGAGCAGTGGAGTCGGAGATGGATCCAACTAACAAACCAGGCCTAAGGCTGATTATCCTGGGGCCCCCAGGTGGAGGACAGACCTCCCTGGCAGAAACTTTGTTGGGCAACAGTGAGACAAGGACACCAATGGGTCCCCTAATGGAGAGCACCAAGAGAAGGACAGTGATGGATGGTAGAGAGGTTACTGTGATCAACACCCCAGATCTTCTCCGGCCATCACTGGGGAACAACAAGAGAGCCATGGAAGCTCTGAGGAGCCTTCAGCTCGCCAGTCCTGGACCGCACGCCTTCTTGTTGGTGATCCAAACTCCAAGTTCCAGCACGGGGAACAGCCAGGATGTGGCTCAGGAGATCCGGGCCACCCTCAAACTGTATGGAGATGAAGCCGTAGGGTACATCATCCCAGTCCTCACTTGTGCAGATCGTCCAGGTCGAGAGCGTACTCTAGATCAGCTGCTGGATGTGGACACTGGGGGTCTGAAAACGGCTCTGTCCCTATGTGACCAGAGACCAGAGCTGGTGGATGACGGGCCAGACTGCCCCCCAGAGGTGCAGAGTGTGACACGCAAGAACTTAGTGGGGCGTGTGATGGAGCTGAAGACACTGAGGGGGCATTTCATCCACGAGCTGCAGAGAAGAGAGGACCGCATCAGGGAGGAGCTGCTAGCTGACATGGCCTCCGCACTGGCTAGAAAACTGGGACACATGTAA
- the josd1 gene encoding josephin-1 → MGSAPYPAGDWKVKGRGGLQELGCMRWKVSKQKGVGGGGDVVTVGVEEKRSRDPTDSQQQQDLSSSSSSLSPPLPPQPSLTPPTIYHEKQRRELCALHALNNVFQDGTAFSRDTLQDIYQRLSPSTLVTPHKKSMLGNGNYDVNVIMAALQTRGFEAVWWDKRRDVGSIELSNVTGFILNVPSNLRWGPLRLPLKRQHWIGVREVGGVYYNLDSKLRSPQPIGNPDELRKFLRQQLRGKNCELLLVVSEEVEAHQTWRCDG, encoded by the exons ATGGGAAGTGCTCCATATCCAGCTGGTGATTGGAAGGTGAAAGGGCGAGGTGGCCTCCAAGAGCTGGGCTGCATGCGCTGGAAGGTCAGTAAGCAGAAAGGAGTGGGCGGAGGAGGGGATGTGGTGACTGTGGgtgtggaggagaagaggtCCAGGGATCCCACGgactctcagcagcagcaggatctttcatcctcctcttcctccctcagccCGCCACTGCCCCCTCAACCCTCTCTGACACCTCCAACCATTTATCATGAGAAGCAGCGGAGGGAGCTGTGTGCCCTGCACGCGCTCAATAACGTCTTCCAGGATGGGACAGCCTTCAGTAGGGACACCTTGCAGGATATATACCAGAG GCTTTCTCCCAGCACTCTGGTAACACCTCACAAGAAGAGCATGCTGGGGAATGGGAACTATGATGTAAATGTCATTATGGCCGCCCTGCAGACCCGAGGGTTTGAGGCAGTTTGGTGGGATAAAAGAAG GGACGTCGGCAGCATCGAGCTGTCCAACGTGACGGGCTTCATCCTGAACGTGCCATCCAACCTGCGCTGGGGTCCTCTCCGGCTGCCGCTCAAACGCCAGCACTGGATAGGAGTCAGAGAGGTGGGAGGAGTCTACTACAACTTGGACTCAAAGCTGCGTAGCCCACAACCCATCGGCAACCCGGATGAGCTCAG GAAGTTTCTCCGCCAGCAGCTGCGAGGGAAGAACTGTGAACTCCTACTAGTCGTCTCAGAGGAAGTGGAGGCGCACCAGACATGGCGGTGTGATGGCTAA